The window TTTAAATTTGCTGCCGAAGGGTTGAAATTTCTTGTACGATAGAACTGATAGCGAGCTGAACCTCTGGAAGATACATTAAGATAATCAGTTACATCGAAACTTCCTTCTAACTGCGCTGAGAGATTTCTGGTTAGATCAATATTCACACCTTTGTTGTAAGACTGTAAAAACGCATCATAGTAACCTGAATTAGGTCCAGGAGCAAATGAAGAAGAAAAGTTATTCCCAACTACTGCAGCATTGAATGTATCTCCACGACGCTGACCTGCATCCTGCTGATTAACATTTACCCTACCTGTAAAAGTTAGTTTTTTGGTTGGGTTGAAAATGCCTTGATATGTTAATGAATAACGTTTGTAACCAGAATTTAACACAACACCTTTTTCATTATAATAATCCGCACCTAAACGGTAACTGGCATTTTCGGTTGCGCCACTAATGCCAAGGTTAATGTTATACAATGTTGCATTTCTAAAATAGAGCTCTTGCCAGTTGGTAGAATTGTTGTAGAAGCTGTTTAAACTGTCTGTTAATTCAATTGGTGGGCTGGAAGTTCCACCACCTACTTTCGAACTTTGATAGGAATTAAATAAGTATAATTTAAAATTTCGCTCTGCTGCTCCGCCATACGTAGCTCTAAGCTGAGGCGGTGTGCTACCCCCAAATTGTGTGTTTAAAGTTACAACAGGCTTACCTGCCTTTCCACGTTTTGTGGTGATGATAATTACTCCATTTGCCCCCCTTGAACCATAGATTGCTGTTGCAGCCGCATCTTTTAATACATCTACGCTCTCAACATCAAACGGGTTTAACCCCCTAAAACACTTGAAATAGCTTGTCTGGGATTTGAAGGATTGAAAGAATCCTGATCTAATGGTACCCCATCAATAATAAATAAGGGTGTACTTACTACATTTGAATTCGCTGAACTAGAAAAATCTGACAATCCCCTTATAGAGATATTGCTTCGTCCACCCGGTTGACCGGAATTGTTTTGAACGATTAATCCTGGAGCAAGACCTTGCAGTAAGCTTTCGATAGAACCACTTGGTCTGTTTTGTAATTTTTCTCCATCAACGTGACTAATAGAACTTGGATTATTGTGCTTATCTTGTTTGCCATAACCAATAACAACCACATCAGTCAGATCTGATTCGTCCCCTTCCAGAACAATTTTTAAATTTTGTGACCCTTTTACAGATACTTCTTTTCTTTTATAGCCAATGTAAGTTAAAATCAGTACGTCACCGTCTTCAGCATCTATGCTGAATTCTCCATTTGAATCGCTAATTTTCGTTGTATTTTTGTCCTTTACTCTAACTGTTACCCCAGGTAAAGGTAAGCCCTTAATATCAACGACTCTTCCTTTGATAAGTTTGAACTGAATGCCACCCAATGGAGATTCCTCTTCACGTTTTCTTACAACTATGGTGTTCTGATTAACCACGAATGTTAGCGGCTGGCCCTCAAAGCACTTTTCCAGTACAGAAATTAAAGGTTCATTTGTTACAGTAAGTGAAACTGGCTTGGTTTGTTTTATTAGCCGCGGACTATATAAAAATGTATATCCACTTTGCTTTTTAATTTTAATTAAAAGCTGCTCTACTGAGGCATTTTTTTCAGCTAATGTGATATTTTGGGCAAATCCATTTGCACTGACCTGTAAAAATGCAGCAATCATTATCACAACGGTCAATTTTACGCGCATGATGATCTGTTTTTTATTATACAGCCGACTATTTTCATAGCGCGGCCAGCAATGAATATTTTTATTCATACTTTTGTTTAGTTTGGATTGATAATAAATGTTCTTAGAAAATTCATTTGGTTTAGGTCCAGACAAAATCGACCGCGGAGGTGGTTGCGACATCTCCCGGTTTTTTATCCAGATAACCTTTAAGTGGTGCGTTGTTATCTCTTCATATGATTTAGTTTAGTTTGTTGATTTGATTATTTATTTAGTTTTCATAGGAAGATATCAATTCGCAAATACGGTGAGCTTTCGCCCATCTAGTTTAAAATGCACCAGACCAGTTAATTCCAGTGTTTTAATAATTTCAGAAACATTTTTATAGCGTGTTACTGAACCCGCAAAATCTATATTACTAATGTTATTCTCATAAATCACTTCCAGATCATACCAACGCGCTATTTTACGCATTACCGTTTCGGCACTTTCATCATTAAAAACAAAAAAGCCGTCTTTCCAAGCTGCAACCTCATTCACATCGACATTTTTAACCTTTAAAGTATATTCATTAAACTGTGATTGCTGTCCGGGAAGTAAAACAACCGTTCTTTTATTAATTAATGAGCGAACCCTTACACTTCCCTCCAATAAGGAGGTCTTCGTAAGAGCTTCCTCTTCATAGCTATTGATATTAAAATGCGTACCCAGAACTTCAACAATCTGTCCTCTGGTTTGTACCCTAAATGGTTTCTCAGTATCCCTAGCCACCTCAAAATAACCTTCACCGATTAGTTCTACCCTTCTTTCACCACTATCAAAATTCACTGGGTATCTTAACGAAGATCCTGCATTTAGCCACACACTTGTTCCATCAGGAAGATTTACCCGATACTGCCCTCCTAAAGGCGTCTGTATAGTATTATACAGCCCGGGCTTATTCAGTTCGCTACTACCCACCATATTGTAAACCAACTGGCCATCCTGTTTCTTAATAATTTTAATCCCTTCTTGATTGGCAACAACCCCTCCAGTATGTACATCATTGAGGTTTACTTTTGTTCCATCACTAAGTATTAATATCGCCTTATTTCCCCCAGGTTTAATATCATTTAAAACCAGACTCCGCCTTACCTGCTTATCAAATGGCCTATTGCTACTGGTGTAATAGTAAAATAAACCTGCCGACAAAATCAAAAATAAAGAAGCAGCAATTGCCCATGCCATCTTAAAACTCTTCTTATAAGACTTTGGTTCTTTTATTGGAAATGGGATTACAGGCCTTTCAATATGATTTAAACCATCCTCGATTCTTGAAATTAATCCAGCATCTACAACTGAATGATCATTTCTTTGTTCCAGCATTTCCTCCCACCAATACAAAACTATAAGTAATTCAGATCTATCGGCGCGATCAAGCAACTCCGCTAAAGCATCTTGCTGTTGCTTTGTAAAGTTCCCTGATAAGCTTAACTCTAATAACTGCTTTACTTCCTCCAAATTCATGATTATAATCCGATTTAATAGTAAGACAGGAAGAGCTGGGGATTGGACACCCCTGGACAAAAAAATTAATGTAAAATTTTGGTAGTAATACAAACAGCAATAAATGCAGTGAGATCTGCATGAATTTTAAGGTACTCTTTTAAATATTTTGTAGCGGCATACAGTTGCTTTTTAACCATTGATTTGGAAATGTTCAATCTTGCCGCAATTTCATCCTGGGAAAGTTCTTCCCGAATACTCATTTCAAAGACATGTTTGCGCTTGGGTGGAAGTGCATTTATAGCGCGTTGAATAATTTCGTTATATTGAGCATAAATGAAATTGTCATCAGTATTATTTGCGACGAGATCGCGGTGATGAAAAATATAATCAATAGCTTTTTGTCTAACCTTGCTATGCTCGTGCACATTAACCAATTTGTTCCTGGCCATGGTGTACAAATAGCTATTGAAAGATTTTATTGTTGACAAATCTTCCTTCCTTTCCCATATTTTCATAAACATATCGTGAAGAATCTCTTCAGTATCCTCTTTTGAATAATGAACAAATGGGCAAACATATTGATACAATTTTGGAAGATAAAAAACATAGAGCTTTGTAAAAGCAATGCGACAGCCAAAAGAAGCTTCCTGCAGCAACAAATTTTCCCCTACCAGTGCGTTTACACCCTTGCCTTTCATTCTAAGCTTTATATTTTATTTGTTTACACAATCAAACATAATAATTTAATGTAACATTAATATAGCTGATCCCATAAAATATATTTATATCAGGATTGAATCAAGAATATTGGTTTCTTCTGAAAACGTGTTTGATAATAACTTGTAGAAATATGGGATACTACCTCCAAATGAGCGTATTCGTTTATCTTTTGGATATGGTCTAGGAAGCACAAAACATAAAGGAGAGTTCTTAAAAGACATATCTGCGATGGCCAACGGACAGGCAGATGAGGACAAATACATCATCATTGGCATCGCTGAGAGTGGCGGGACCGCCGAAAACTTTATTGCCATTGACGAACTAATCAGTGAAGCAGATTATCAGCAGTTTCTCAATAGCTACATCGAGCCAAACATCAATTTCAATATCGTTCGTTTTCGTACCAGAATCATCAGCTTACCTATTTCACGATATATGGTAACACGGAACGACCTTATCTCTTCAAAAAAGATTTTTTCATGGCTCAAAGTGAAAAATCATTCGGCTTTAGGACTGGTGATGGATACATTCGTCTGGGAAGCAGCACAAAAAAATGGAAAGGAAAGATTTCGAACGCATCTATAAATCTCGGCTTGATTCACCCGACAAGAAAGATTTCATAGCAATCGAAACCTATATTGGATAAACCAATTGAATTAACCCCATGCCACCAATTTTTAAATGCAATATAATGAGTTATAAAACATCATGTTAATGATTATTCGTTTTTGGTGAG is drawn from Pedobacter sp. HDW13 and contains these coding sequences:
- a CDS encoding FecR family protein, giving the protein MNLEEVKQLLELSLSGNFTKQQQDALAELLDRADRSELLIVLYWWEEMLEQRNDHSVVDAGLISRIEDGLNHIERPVIPFPIKEPKSYKKSFKMAWAIAASLFLILSAGLFYYYTSSNRPFDKQVRRSLVLNDIKPGGNKAILILSDGTKVNLNDVHTGGVVANQEGIKIIKKQDGQLVYNMVGSSELNKPGLYNTIQTPLGGQYRVNLPDGTSVWLNAGSSLRYPVNFDSGERRVELIGEGYFEVARDTEKPFRVQTRGQIVEVLGTHFNINSYEEEALTKTSLLEGSVRVRSLINKRTVVLLPGQQSQFNEYTLKVKNVDVNEVAAWKDGFFVFNDESAETVMRKIARWYDLEVIYENNISNIDFAGSVTRYKNVSEIIKTLELTGLVHFKLDGRKLTVFAN
- a CDS encoding STN domain-containing protein, coding for MNKNIHCWPRYENSRLYNKKQIIMRVKLTVVIMIAAFLQVSANGFAQNITLAEKNASVEQLLIKIKKQSGYTFLYSPRLIKQTKPVSLTVTNEPLISVLEKCFEGQPLTFVVNQNTIVVRKREEESPLGGIQFKLIKGRVVDIKGLPLPGVTVRVKDKNTTKISDSNGEFSIDAEDGDVLILTYIGYKRKEVSVKGSQNLKIVLEGDESDLTDVVVIGYGKQDKHNNPSSISHVDGEKLQNRPSGSIESLLQGLAPGLIVQNNSGQPGGRSNISIRGLSDFSSSANSNVVSTPLFIIDGVPLDQDSFNPSNPRQAISSVLGG
- a CDS encoding RNA polymerase sigma-70 factor, with the protein product MKGKGVNALVGENLLLQEASFGCRIAFTKLYVFYLPKLYQYVCPFVHYSKEDTEEILHDMFMKIWERKEDLSTIKSFNSYLYTMARNKLVNVHEHSKVRQKAIDYIFHHRDLVANNTDDNFIYAQYNEIIQRAINALPPKRKHVFEMSIREELSQDEIAARLNISKSMVKKQLYAATKYLKEYLKIHADLTAFIAVCITTKILH